DNA sequence from the Chloroflexota bacterium genome:
ACAACATCATTGGCGTGTGGGTTGGCGGGGCCAAGATCGCGGCCCTGGGAGCGCGCATCGAAGGCGGGGTCACTTATCATGGCTTCGCTCTCAATGTGGACCCCGACCTCTCGCACTTCGATTTCATTGTGCCCTGCGGGATAACGAATTGCCGGGTCACCTCCATGCGCCTGGAGTTGGGGCGGCAGGTGAACATCGAAACGGTGCGAGAACGGCTGACCGCCCGTTTCAGCGAAGTATTTGGAGTGGCGATCGAGCCAACGAGGCTGGAGGAGATGAATTTGCCGCCCTGTGCTGCTTGACAAAAAGGACGAAGGCAATAGAATGAAGCGCCGTAAATTCAGTCTGAGATGGGAATAAAGTACTCCAGGCATTTAGGAGACGATATGACCGAAACAACCACAGCCTACTGCTTCAAATGCCATGCCAAACGAGAGATACAGAACCCCGAGGCGGTTTACACTGCCGCCGGAAGGGCAGCCACCAAAGGTCAGTGCCCTGTTTGCGGTACAACTCTATTTCGCATGGGCGAGACACCGGCCCACAAGGACCTGCCCAAACCAACCGTTGTGGCGCCTGCGGTACGCAAGCGCGCCAAAGGTCAACCACGGGCCTACCGCAGGCCACGCGGTGATGCGAAGATCGTGATCGTGGAGTCGCCGGCAAAGGCCCGTACAGTAAGCCGCTTCCTGGGTAAAGAGTACGATGTGTATGCCTCTGTGGGACACGTCCGCGACCTCCTGCGCTCGCAACTCAGCGTAGATGTGAGCAATGACTTTGAGCCTAAGTACCGGGTGCTGAAAGAGAAGCGGGAGGTGGTTCAAAACCTACAGCAAGCGGTCAGAGAGGCGCGGGAAGTGTATCTGGCGACTGACCCCGACCGCGAGGGTGAGGCAATCGCCTGGCACTTGTTAGCGGCAGTGAAAATACCAGAAGAAATCGCTCGCCGCGTCGTCTTCCATGAGATTACCCAAAGCGCTATTGAGGAGGCTTTCCAGCACCCGCGTGGCATCAACATGGACCTGGTGAACGCTCAACAAGCTCGGCGCATCCTGGACCGACTCGTGGGCTATAAAATAAGCCCTCTTCTGTGGCAAAAAGTGCGTAGCAGGCTTTCGGCCGGGCGTGTGCAGTCGGTGGCCTTGCGACTCATCGTGGAGCGCGAACGAGAGATCATGGCCTTCGTGCCGGTGGAATATTGGTCCATCGCTGCCGAATTGGCCAAGCAGGAGTCTCGTGGGCAGGAAGTGCGGCCCAGTTTCATCGCGAAACTCGTGCGCATCCGAGGGGAAGAGGTTGATCTCAAAAATCAAACTGATACCCTATCCATTGTGGAGGAACTGGAGAAATCCGCTTACTTAGTGACCGATGTGCGCAAACGGGAGCGCCAACGCAAGCCACCCGCCCCCTTCATTACCAGCACGATGCAACAGGAGGCCTCCCGGCAACTTGGTTTCACCGCCAAGCGCACCATGGCCCAGGCCCAAAGCCTCTACGAGGGTGTGGAGTTGGGCCCAGAAGGTAGCGTGGGCCTGATCACGTACATGAGAACAGATTCCACAGCGGTAGCGGAAGTAGCCCAAAAAGAGGCCAGGGATTACATCAGCGAAAAGTACGGTCAGGATTACCTGCCGTCAAAACCACCTGTGCATAAAACCAGGGCGAAAATCGCACAAGAGGCCCACGAATGCATCCGACCCACTTCCGTGCGACGTGAGCCATGGGCGATCCGTGACTACTTGACTAAGGATCAGTACCGCCTGTACGAGCTGATCTGGAAACGCTTTGTGGCCAGTCAGATGGCAGCCGCAATCCTGGATACGACCTCGGTGGACATTCACGCCGGGCGAGTGACAGCGAGCGACTCAGTGGCCGACGCAAACGTGGATGACCACATCTATTCATTGATGCAGCAGATGCCCTATCTATTTCGGGCAACGGGCTCCGTGGTGAAGTTCCCCGGTTTCCTGATGGTGTATGAAGAAGCGAAAGACGAAGATGTGCAACCTGAGGAAGGCGAAGGGGCTATTCTTCCTCCGCTGAGAGCAGGCGAGTTCTTAGACCTGCTGCGATTGCTGCCGGAGCAGCATTTCACCCAGCCACCGCCCCGTTACACTGAGGCGTCGTTGGTGCGTGTATTGGAGGAGTACGGCATCGGCCGCCCCAGCACTTATGCGCCCATTCTGTCCACTATACAGGCGCGTGGCTACGTTGAGCGCGATGGCAAGCGGCTGTTCCCCACCGAACTAGGGTTCATAGTCAATGATTTGGTGGTGGAACATTTCCCGGACATTGTGGATGTGGGATTCACCGCGGGGATGGAGAATGACCTGGACTTGATCGCCAATGGCAAGCGCAACTGGGTGCAAGTGCTGAGAGAGTTTTATGGCCCGTTTGAGCGCGCGGTGCAGGCCGCTGAGGCAAATATGAAGGTAGTGGACCCACCACAGGAAGAGACCGGACAAGTTTGCGAGAAATGTGGCAGGAAAATGATCGTGAAATGGGGGCGTTATGGCAAGTTCCTGGCCTGCAGCGGATTCCCAGAGTGTCGCAACGCCAAGCCCTATGCCACCAAGGTCGGAGTGAACTGCCCGCAGTGTGGCGGTGATCTGGTGGAGCGAAAAACCCGGAAGAACCGCGTTTTTTACGGCTGCGCAAACTATCCGAGTTGCAATTTTGCCACCTGGAACCGTCCGGTGCGCGAACCCTGTCCGAGTTGCGGTGGCCTGATGACGGAGGCAGGCAAAGACAAAGTGAAATGTACGCAGTGCGAGAGCGTTTTCGAACGGGCCGAGGAACCGGAGCGAGAAACCGCTCCCGCCTGAGGTGGCAACCCGAGTTACAGTATTGGATTCTGGCTGAGCAGAATAGTTCAGCCAGAGCCACCATTTCGGGGCTAATGCGATGAGAAAGCATCTGGAGCGCTACCTGCG
Encoded proteins:
- the topA gene encoding type I DNA topoisomerase — its product is MTETTTAYCFKCHAKREIQNPEAVYTAAGRAATKGQCPVCGTTLFRMGETPAHKDLPKPTVVAPAVRKRAKGQPRAYRRPRGDAKIVIVESPAKARTVSRFLGKEYDVYASVGHVRDLLRSQLSVDVSNDFEPKYRVLKEKREVVQNLQQAVREAREVYLATDPDREGEAIAWHLLAAVKIPEEIARRVVFHEITQSAIEEAFQHPRGINMDLVNAQQARRILDRLVGYKISPLLWQKVRSRLSAGRVQSVALRLIVEREREIMAFVPVEYWSIAAELAKQESRGQEVRPSFIAKLVRIRGEEVDLKNQTDTLSIVEELEKSAYLVTDVRKRERQRKPPAPFITSTMQQEASRQLGFTAKRTMAQAQSLYEGVELGPEGSVGLITYMRTDSTAVAEVAQKEARDYISEKYGQDYLPSKPPVHKTRAKIAQEAHECIRPTSVRREPWAIRDYLTKDQYRLYELIWKRFVASQMAAAILDTTSVDIHAGRVTASDSVADANVDDHIYSLMQQMPYLFRATGSVVKFPGFLMVYEEAKDEDVQPEEGEGAILPPLRAGEFLDLLRLLPEQHFTQPPPRYTEASLVRVLEEYGIGRPSTYAPILSTIQARGYVERDGKRLFPTELGFIVNDLVVEHFPDIVDVGFTAGMENDLDLIANGKRNWVQVLREFYGPFERAVQAAEANMKVVDPPQEETGQVCEKCGRKMIVKWGRYGKFLACSGFPECRNAKPYATKVGVNCPQCGGDLVERKTRKNRVFYGCANYPSCNFATWNRPVREPCPSCGGLMTEAGKDKVKCTQCESVFERAEEPERETAPA